The proteins below are encoded in one region of Mycobacterium botniense:
- a CDS encoding DUF2905 domain-containing protein, with amino-acid sequence MVRNVGPVLVLAGVVIVVVGVLVWAGGLSWFGRLPGDIRIERENLRVYIPLVSMLVLSVALSAALFLAQWIFRR; translated from the coding sequence ATGGTACGGAATGTAGGTCCAGTCCTTGTGCTGGCGGGCGTCGTCATCGTCGTGGTGGGCGTCCTGGTCTGGGCCGGTGGGCTGTCGTGGTTCGGCCGGCTTCCCGGGGATATCCGCATCGAGCGGGAAAACCTGCGTGTCTACATCCCGCTGGTTTCGATGCTGGTGTTATCGGTCGCGCTCAGCGCAGCGCTGTTTTTGGCGCAGTGGATATTTCGGCGGTGA
- a CDS encoding DedA family protein: protein MTVESLLQAIPPLTVYAVVGAVVGIESLGIPLPGEIVLVSAALLSSHHELAVNPIGVGVAGVIGAAVGDSIGYTVGRRLGMPLFDRLGRRFPKHFGPGHVAFAERLFDRWGMRAVFFGRFIALLRIFAGPLAGALKMRYPRFLSANVAGAICWAGGTTALVYYAGVAAERWLERSSWIALIVAVVAGLIAAALLRERTSRVIAALEAEHYRTSDTPTAS from the coding sequence ATGACGGTGGAATCCCTGCTACAGGCGATCCCGCCGCTGACGGTCTACGCGGTGGTCGGAGCTGTGGTAGGGATCGAAAGCCTGGGCATTCCGCTGCCGGGCGAGATCGTACTCGTCAGCGCCGCGCTGTTGTCGTCACATCATGAGCTGGCCGTCAACCCGATCGGCGTCGGCGTCGCCGGGGTGATCGGCGCGGCGGTCGGTGATTCGATCGGCTACACGGTCGGGCGCCGGCTGGGCATGCCACTCTTCGATCGGCTGGGCCGCCGATTTCCGAAGCACTTCGGTCCGGGACACGTCGCGTTCGCGGAGCGCTTGTTCGACCGCTGGGGTATGCGGGCAGTGTTCTTCGGCCGGTTCATCGCGTTGCTGCGGATATTCGCCGGACCGCTCGCGGGCGCATTAAAGATGCGCTATCCGCGTTTTTTGTCAGCCAATGTCGCAGGCGCGATCTGCTGGGCCGGCGGCACCACCGCACTCGTCTATTACGCCGGTGTGGCCGCTGAACGCTGGCTGGAGCGTTCCTCGTGGATTGCGCTCATCGTCGCCGTCGTCGCCGGACTGATCGCTGCCGCGCTGCTGCGCGAGCGCACGTCACGGGTGATCGCCGCGCTGGAAGCAGAGCATTACCGCACATCCGACACACCGACAGCGAGCTGA
- the ligD gene encoding non-homologous end-joining DNA ligase: MRALLREEPVPDWAPPMLATLTEKRFSDPQWIFETKFDGERCLAFRDGDRVRLRSRNRHLLNGTYPELVDALGTQGPSRFVVDGEIVAFRGRHTSFARLQARMGITDPQRARATGIAVFYYLFDLLHLEGKAVTALPLIWRKQLLRDAFEFRDPLRYTPHRVKDGEEAYRAACQHGDEGVIAKLADARYEGRRSLNWLKFKCVHDQEFVIGGYTEPNGSRVGLGALLVGYYRGPDLVYAGKVGTGFDAAALRSLHQRLSAIESDTSPFTRGPGHPAGVHWVHPKLVAQVAFTEWTRDGKLRHPRYRGLRTDKNPTQVVRETADAPT, from the coding sequence ATGCGCGCCCTGCTGCGCGAGGAGCCGGTCCCCGACTGGGCGCCTCCGATGCTGGCCACTTTGACCGAGAAGCGATTCTCTGACCCGCAGTGGATCTTCGAGACCAAATTCGACGGTGAGCGATGCCTGGCTTTCCGCGACGGTGATCGGGTGCGGCTGAGGTCGCGCAACCGCCATCTGCTCAATGGGACGTATCCGGAACTCGTTGACGCGCTGGGTACGCAGGGCCCGTCCCGGTTCGTCGTCGACGGCGAGATCGTGGCCTTCAGGGGCCGCCACACCAGCTTCGCGCGCCTGCAGGCCCGAATGGGCATCACCGATCCACAGCGGGCCCGGGCCACCGGGATAGCGGTGTTCTACTACCTGTTCGACCTGCTGCATCTCGAGGGCAAGGCCGTCACCGCTCTGCCGCTGATTTGGCGGAAACAGCTGCTCCGCGACGCGTTCGAGTTTCGTGATCCGCTGCGTTACACACCACACCGTGTGAAAGATGGCGAGGAAGCTTACCGGGCGGCATGCCAGCACGGTGACGAAGGGGTGATCGCCAAGTTAGCGGATGCGCGCTACGAGGGGCGCCGTTCGCTGAACTGGTTGAAATTCAAGTGCGTTCACGACCAGGAGTTCGTCATCGGTGGTTATACCGAACCCAACGGCAGCCGGGTAGGGCTGGGCGCGCTGCTGGTCGGCTATTACCGGGGACCCGATCTGGTCTACGCGGGCAAGGTGGGAACCGGTTTCGACGCCGCCGCGCTGCGCAGCCTGCACCAGCGGCTGTCAGCCATCGAAAGCGACACCTCGCCGTTCACCCGGGGACCGGGTCATCCGGCCGGCGTGCACTGGGTGCATCCGAAGCTGGTCGCCCAGGTCGCATTCACCGAGTGGACGCGTGACGGCAAGTTAAGGCACCCGCGCTATCGGGGTCTGCGCACCGACAAGAACCCCACCCAGGTGGTCAGGGAGACCGCTGATGCCCCGACATAA
- a CDS encoding anti-sigma factor antagonist (This anti-anti-sigma factor, or anti-sigma factor antagonist, belongs to a family that includes characterized members SpoIIAA, RsbV, RsfA, and RsfB.) → MNMPIAERSSGHVMLSTRLISELGDAHSTLRATTQRNGSAVMVYAGGEIDACNESTWRRLLAEASAAVTTPGPLVIDTNGVDFMACCAFAVLADEADRCLRRGVDLRLVSREPIVPRIVAACGLSEMLPVYPSMDAALSATAP, encoded by the coding sequence ATGAATATGCCCATCGCAGAACGATCTTCTGGCCATGTGATGCTCAGCACTCGTTTGATTTCGGAGCTGGGCGACGCACACAGCACCCTGCGAGCGACCACCCAGCGCAACGGCTCTGCGGTCATGGTCTACGCCGGCGGCGAGATCGACGCCTGTAACGAAAGCACCTGGCGACGCCTGCTGGCGGAGGCGTCCGCCGCAGTCACCACACCGGGACCCTTGGTCATCGACACCAACGGGGTGGATTTCATGGCCTGCTGCGCGTTCGCAGTGCTCGCGGACGAGGCAGATCGATGCCTGCGCCGCGGTGTCGATCTGCGCCTGGTGAGCCGTGAGCCGATCGTGCCCCGGATCGTCGCGGCCTGCGGGCTGAGCGAAATGCTGCCGGTTTACCCGAGCATGGATGCCGCCTTGTCGGCAACCGCTCCCTGA
- a CDS encoding rhomboid family intramembrane serine protease: MIPLSDGIAARRFPLVTGALIAANVAVFLFYELPDPEAAIAHASFYPCGVVNSCRPPEPWGIGWITAMFVHAGWDHILGNMLFLAIFGKNVEDAFGRGGYLVFYFAGGFFATMAQTAMTLLFGAPSDARIPTLGASGAIAAVLGAYFMVYPHSWVLTLVLWLPISIPAWFYLGAWFLYQFFESNFALLEGNMGGSGVAFFAHVGGFGFGAVVAGVLLDVGEITRRRARWYGM, translated from the coding sequence ATGATCCCGCTATCCGATGGCATTGCGGCCCGCCGGTTTCCGCTGGTCACCGGGGCGCTGATCGCGGCCAACGTCGCGGTTTTTCTGTTCTACGAGCTGCCCGACCCCGAGGCGGCGATCGCGCACGCATCGTTTTATCCGTGCGGTGTGGTCAACTCTTGCCGTCCACCCGAGCCGTGGGGTATCGGCTGGATCACGGCCATGTTTGTGCACGCGGGCTGGGATCACATCCTGGGCAATATGCTGTTTCTGGCGATCTTCGGCAAGAACGTCGAGGACGCGTTCGGCCGGGGCGGGTACCTGGTCTTCTACTTCGCCGGCGGCTTCTTCGCCACCATGGCGCAGACCGCGATGACCCTGCTCTTCGGCGCACCATCCGATGCGCGCATACCCACCCTGGGGGCCAGCGGTGCGATAGCTGCTGTGCTCGGAGCGTATTTCATGGTCTATCCCCACTCATGGGTGCTCACGCTCGTGCTGTGGCTGCCGATCAGTATCCCCGCCTGGTTCTATCTCGGCGCGTGGTTCCTGTACCAGTTCTTCGAGAGCAATTTTGCGCTGTTAGAAGGGAATATGGGCGGAAGTGGGGTAGCGTTCTTCGCTCATGTCGGGGGATTTGGGTTCGGCGCAGTGGTGGCCGGGGTTCTGCTTGACGTAGGTGAAATCACGCGGCGGAGGGCACGATGGTACGGAATGTAG
- a CDS encoding DUF7159 family protein, with the protein MDLVLGVSMAPSAIQMVLIEGDNADGVTVEEDTFEIPAAHDEPMPSTADQVISAILGTREGATQAGCRLASTGVAWTDAAEASVLREALAARKIENVMLVSAFLAAAALAQTVGQAIGYDHIAMLFVEAGSATVGVVDCDDGSVTDVCRKTLSDDDPAPAQLSSMVSAIKESETRPQGVFVVGCGIDVAPIKAALETVTPLLVNTPEDPATALARGAALASANAPLFASATTALAYAQDPAVSEIDPYAFTEGYAGTGPGDEGLAYSAVPDEDAESGTSIFDAAGGVDDSTRRRPVLLVGSAAAAVFLAIVVALEISLAVSIRPTVALRPTPGQNLIVPAQQAPAPEAHPPVPPPIQVPARQPLAPPAPAVPAAPPAPIRPPVAPPPMPALPAPVPVAPIPVPPIPGPVHLPAPGAPVPPPPINFPVLQPPVGVPNPQPPVHVPTPPIQQPAPAPPPVHIPAPPVQQPVPKPPVNLPAPEPPMNVPAPEPPIHMPAPEAPPIPAMPAPEAPHIPVMPAPEMPHLPVMPGPALPPVIPRIPLIMPRFGL; encoded by the coding sequence GTGGACCTCGTTCTCGGGGTGTCGATGGCGCCGTCGGCGATCCAGATGGTGCTCATAGAGGGCGATAACGCCGACGGGGTCACCGTGGAAGAAGACACCTTCGAGATTCCCGCAGCCCACGACGAACCCATGCCGAGTACGGCCGATCAGGTGATTTCGGCGATACTGGGCACCCGCGAGGGTGCCACCCAGGCCGGTTGCCGGCTGGCCTCGACCGGCGTGGCCTGGACCGATGCGGCCGAAGCTAGCGTACTTCGTGAAGCCCTGGCAGCTCGCAAAATCGAAAACGTCATGCTGGTGTCGGCATTTCTCGCCGCCGCCGCACTGGCTCAAACCGTTGGCCAGGCAATCGGCTACGACCACATCGCAATGCTGTTCGTCGAGGCCGGCAGCGCTACCGTGGGTGTCGTCGACTGCGACGACGGATCAGTCACCGACGTGTGTCGTAAGACCCTGAGTGACGATGATCCGGCACCGGCTCAGCTCAGCAGCATGGTGTCGGCAATCAAGGAGAGCGAAACCCGCCCCCAGGGAGTCTTTGTCGTCGGCTGCGGGATCGACGTTGCCCCGATCAAAGCGGCGCTGGAAACGGTGACGCCGCTCCTGGTCAACACACCGGAGGATCCGGCCACCGCACTGGCCCGCGGAGCGGCACTGGCCTCTGCGAATGCCCCGCTATTCGCCTCGGCAACCACCGCGCTGGCCTACGCTCAAGACCCGGCCGTCAGCGAGATCGATCCCTATGCGTTTACCGAGGGATACGCGGGCACCGGCCCGGGCGACGAAGGTCTGGCCTATAGTGCCGTGCCGGATGAGGACGCCGAAAGCGGCACCAGCATTTTCGACGCCGCCGGCGGGGTGGACGACAGCACGCGGCGCCGACCGGTTCTGCTGGTGGGCAGCGCTGCTGCGGCGGTGTTTTTGGCTATCGTTGTGGCGCTGGAGATTTCACTAGCGGTTAGCATTCGCCCGACCGTGGCGTTGCGACCCACGCCCGGGCAAAACCTCATCGTTCCCGCCCAGCAGGCTCCCGCACCCGAAGCACACCCCCCGGTCCCACCACCCATTCAGGTTCCGGCCAGGCAGCCCCTAGCCCCGCCTGCCCCGGCGGTTCCCGCAGCACCACCGGCGCCGATTCGGCCGCCGGTAGCTCCGCCTCCGATGCCGGCGCTGCCGGCCCCCGTGCCGGTGGCTCCCATCCCGGTGCCTCCGATTCCCGGCCCCGTACACCTGCCGGCCCCGGGAGCTCCAGTTCCCCCACCGCCGATAAACTTCCCGGTCCTGCAGCCTCCGGTTGGTGTTCCGAATCCTCAGCCGCCTGTTCATGTTCCGACGCCGCCGATACAACAGCCGGCTCCGGCGCCGCCACCGGTCCATATTCCAGCGCCGCCGGTGCAGCAGCCGGTCCCCAAGCCGCCGGTGAATCTGCCGGCGCCAGAACCACCGATGAACGTCCCGGCCCCTGAACCGCCGATTCACATGCCCGCACCCGAGGCGCCACCCATCCCGGCCATGCCCGCACCCGAGGCGCCGCACATTCCGGTGATGCCGGCGCCTGAGATGCCACACCTTCCGGTGATGCCAGGCCCAGCGCTGCCTCCGGTCATACCGCGTATCCCGCTCATCATGCCGCGCTTCGGGTTATAA
- a CDS encoding lyase family protein — MTNLLWPGDQRAGDLMTDQALVQAMVAVESAWLSALAAAGLAPVECAAVDLGQLVGEQDCEMLALTSEAGGNPVIGLVALLRDRADAVAAQWIHRGLTSQDVLDTALMVAVRAVARFLLPLLAEQISTLCTLAATHRGTAMVARTLTQHAVPTTFGAKVAGWLNGVTHAYQQLSALATPAQIGGAAGTLAATTELATLVAGSDDPVETAARIVESVATVLGLDTGVPWHTTRTPITAAADALVVCTDAWGRIASDVVILVRPEIAELGESINTRGDESLTVPHKRNPVLSILVRRAAIAAPQLAATLHTAAALANDERPDGAWHAEWDTLRTLARRTVVAGSQCSDLLAGLQVNSARMAENLDAADIGDEQQAIAELAGKPPSPTYSGSIDRLIDASIDQARRQIEDRS; from the coding sequence ATGACCAACCTGCTGTGGCCCGGAGACCAGCGTGCCGGGGATTTGATGACCGATCAGGCGTTGGTGCAGGCGATGGTCGCGGTGGAGTCCGCCTGGTTGAGCGCGCTGGCGGCCGCCGGGTTAGCGCCTGTGGAATGCGCCGCCGTCGACCTGGGGCAGCTGGTGGGGGAGCAGGACTGCGAAATGCTTGCGCTCACTTCCGAAGCGGGCGGCAACCCGGTGATCGGGTTGGTGGCGCTGTTACGTGACCGGGCCGACGCAGTTGCTGCACAATGGATTCACCGCGGGCTCACTAGCCAGGATGTTCTCGACACTGCCCTCATGGTGGCCGTCCGTGCTGTCGCCAGATTTCTTCTACCGCTGCTTGCCGAACAGATTTCGACGCTGTGCACGCTGGCGGCGACGCATCGCGGCACTGCGATGGTGGCCCGAACGCTGACCCAGCACGCGGTGCCGACCACATTCGGGGCCAAGGTCGCCGGCTGGTTGAACGGTGTCACCCACGCCTATCAGCAGCTCAGCGCTTTGGCCACACCGGCGCAAATCGGCGGTGCAGCGGGAACATTAGCTGCGACAACAGAATTAGCAACCCTCGTTGCGGGTTCGGATGATCCGGTGGAGACGGCTGCCCGCATTGTGGAAAGCGTAGCGACTGTTTTGGGATTAGACACCGGCGTGCCCTGGCATACCACCCGAACACCGATAACCGCCGCCGCTGACGCCCTGGTGGTGTGCACCGACGCGTGGGGCCGTATCGCATCGGATGTCGTGATCCTCGTCCGCCCGGAAATCGCTGAGCTGGGTGAATCGATAAACACGCGGGGCGATGAGTCATTGACGGTGCCGCACAAGCGCAATCCGGTGTTGTCGATTTTGGTGCGGCGAGCCGCTATTGCGGCCCCCCAGCTGGCGGCGACTCTGCATACTGCGGCCGCATTGGCCAACGACGAACGACCCGACGGCGCCTGGCACGCCGAGTGGGACACTCTGCGCACACTGGCGCGCCGTACCGTCGTCGCGGGTTCGCAGTGCAGCGACCTGCTCGCCGGGCTGCAGGTCAACTCCGCGCGCATGGCCGAAAACCTCGACGCCGCCGATATCGGCGATGAGCAGCAAGCTATTGCGGAGCTAGCCGGAAAGCCGCCGTCGCCAACCTATTCGGGCTCAATCGACCGGCTGATCGATGCGAGCATCGATCAGGCGCGAAGACAGATCGAAGACCGGTCGTGA
- a CDS encoding hemerythrin domain-containing protein — protein MNAYQVLHDHHQTIKGLIKKIDSAPVGSVERQQHLDELLVELDIHFRIEDDLFYPALSAASALVAIAHAEHRQINDQLAVLLRTPPSAASYEDEWHSFATVLEAHADEEERDMIPAPPSVQLSDDELDTLGSRMAARIEQLRNSTIHKLRVRGKMATLKAI, from the coding sequence GTGAACGCCTACCAGGTGCTGCATGATCATCACCAGACCATCAAGGGATTGATCAAAAAGATCGATTCGGCGCCGGTGGGCAGCGTCGAGCGGCAGCAGCACCTCGACGAGCTGCTCGTCGAACTGGATATCCATTTTCGCATCGAAGACGATCTGTTTTACCCGGCATTGTCGGCGGCCAGCGCGCTAGTCGCCATCGCACATGCCGAGCACCGTCAGATCAACGACCAGCTGGCGGTGCTGTTGCGCACTCCGCCGAGCGCGGCCAGCTATGAAGACGAATGGCATTCGTTCGCGACCGTTTTGGAAGCGCACGCTGACGAAGAAGAACGTGACATGATTCCCGCCCCGCCTTCTGTGCAGCTCAGCGACGACGAGCTTGACACGTTGGGTAGCCGGATGGCGGCACGCATCGAGCAGCTGCGGAACTCCACCATCCACAAACTGCGCGTGCGCGGCAAGATGGCAACACTGAAAGCGATCTGA
- the lnt gene encoding apolipoprotein N-acyltransferase, translating to MLGWRWRRPHAVRRLGGAAGRLGGAAGRLTALCAGALPALAFPAVSWWWLAWIGVVPLLLVVRAAPTPREGGLRAWLGLAGYVAATQCWLLPSAGPLLAVMAAVVGALWIPWGWATQRLLSGQLTTRRLLAALLVVPSAWVLAEAVRSWQSLGGPWALLGASQWNQPATLVSASLGGVWLTSFLLIAANTAIAAAIRCPGISARLFALGMALVCAGLGPAWLLLRPPPSPGPTVRVALVQPGDITDSAARQAASEAITATLAGQRPDLVVWGESSIGIDLASHPAVLAGLRRLSAQTGADLLVNVDAPAPHGGIYKSAVLIGPNGTLGTYRKHRLVPFGEYVPLRPLLGWITQHTKAAAQDRRRGTGPVVLHAGTLAIGPLISFEATFSDLPRREVQLGAELLVYQSSTSTFQGSWAQPQLAGDVAVHAVEVGHPAVHASLSGDSSAFDAHGRLLAWCPSTYRGAAVVDVPLETFNTVYVRFGDWVLAMACFIVVSAGVVATLRFRRGSA from the coding sequence ATGCTGGGCTGGAGATGGCGCCGCCCGCACGCAGTGCGCCGACTCGGGGGCGCAGCGGGCCGACTCGGGGGCGCAGCGGGCCGACTCACCGCGCTGTGCGCCGGCGCGCTGCCCGCGCTGGCTTTTCCTGCCGTGTCATGGTGGTGGCTGGCCTGGATCGGTGTGGTGCCGCTGCTGCTGGTGGTGCGGGCCGCGCCGACCCCGCGGGAGGGCGGGCTGCGGGCGTGGTTGGGCCTTGCCGGCTATGTGGCCGCAACACAGTGCTGGCTGCTGCCCAGTGCGGGTCCGCTACTGGCGGTGATGGCGGCCGTGGTGGGCGCGTTGTGGATCCCGTGGGGTTGGGCCACGCAGCGGTTGCTGTCCGGGCAGCTGACGACGCGGCGGCTGCTCGCGGCGCTGCTCGTTGTGCCCAGCGCCTGGGTGCTGGCCGAGGCGGTGCGGTCGTGGCAAAGCCTGGGCGGCCCCTGGGCTTTGCTGGGCGCCTCGCAGTGGAATCAGCCCGCCACCCTGGTATCGGCCTCGCTGGGTGGGGTGTGGCTGACGAGCTTTCTGCTCATCGCGGCCAATACCGCGATCGCCGCGGCCATTCGGTGCCCTGGGATCTCGGCTCGGCTTTTCGCGCTGGGAATGGCGCTGGTGTGCGCCGGGCTCGGCCCGGCCTGGCTGCTGCTGCGACCGCCACCGTCGCCCGGCCCGACGGTGCGGGTGGCCCTGGTGCAGCCCGGCGATATCACCGATTCGGCCGCCCGTCAGGCGGCAAGCGAAGCCATCACAGCAACCCTGGCAGGACAACGCCCGGATTTGGTCGTCTGGGGTGAGAGCAGTATCGGGATTGACCTCGCCAGCCATCCGGCCGTGCTCGCCGGGTTGCGGCGCCTGTCCGCGCAGACCGGGGCCGACCTGCTGGTCAATGTCGATGCCCCGGCTCCCCACGGGGGAATCTACAAATCCGCCGTGCTGATCGGACCGAACGGAACCCTGGGCACCTACCGGAAACATCGTCTGGTGCCGTTCGGCGAATACGTCCCGCTGCGGCCCTTGCTCGGTTGGATTACCCAGCACACCAAGGCCGCCGCCCAAGACCGGCGGCGCGGAACCGGGCCGGTGGTGCTGCACGCCGGGACGCTGGCGATCGGGCCGTTGATCAGCTTCGAGGCCACCTTCTCCGATCTGCCCCGCCGCGAGGTACAGCTCGGCGCCGAGCTCTTGGTCTACCAAAGCTCCACGTCGACGTTCCAGGGCAGCTGGGCCCAGCCCCAGTTAGCCGGTGATGTCGCGGTGCATGCGGTAGAGGTGGGCCACCCGGCGGTGCACGCGAGCTTATCCGGAGACAGTTCAGCCTTCGATGCGCACGGCCGGCTACTGGCGTGGTGCCCGTCCACGTATCGGGGTGCGGCGGTGGTTGACGTGCCGCTCGAGACGTTCAACACGGTGTACGTGCGGTTCGGCGACTGGGTGCTGGCGATGGCCTGCTTTATCGTTGTCAGCGCCGGTGTCGTTGCGACACTGCGGTTTCGGCGTGGAAGCGCATAG
- a CDS encoding Rieske 2Fe-2S domain-containing protein, translated as MAGRSPRVQNRIHRLGMWVLSLLGRQEWLDRPSYRLEHVLAFMFNALGGARDRVTNVLHGVWLGHPLHPALASLATGSIGTTVALDVLSALPGRPAAEVRDVSRFARHALAMGFAANMGAAVTGATDWQHTHEQARRVGLVHGVLNTLAMVLYGWSWWARRRGRHLRGIAASAVGYGITMASSYLGGALVFDAGLGMDQSGKRLQLPDWTPVLRLEELAEGRPQRVQLNGAGLVLYRSGQQVTAVGEYCPHLAAPMADGWIDRGRIVCPWHGSRFDVESGEVLRGPAVAPLPCYQVRLVDGMVELRGGKRNPVGQGVAQ; from the coding sequence ATGGCCGGGCGATCGCCGCGTGTGCAGAACCGCATTCACAGGCTGGGCATGTGGGTGCTGTCGCTGTTAGGGCGCCAGGAGTGGCTGGATCGGCCCAGCTACCGACTCGAGCATGTGCTGGCCTTCATGTTCAACGCGCTGGGCGGGGCCCGGGATCGGGTGACCAATGTGTTGCACGGGGTGTGGCTCGGGCATCCACTGCACCCCGCGTTGGCGTCGCTGGCGACCGGGTCGATCGGAACGACCGTGGCGTTGGACGTGCTCAGCGCGCTGCCCGGCCGGCCAGCCGCGGAAGTGCGCGACGTGTCGCGGTTTGCCCGACATGCGCTGGCTATGGGGTTCGCCGCCAATATGGGCGCGGCGGTCACCGGGGCGACCGATTGGCAGCACACCCACGAACAGGCGCGCCGTGTCGGGCTGGTGCACGGGGTGCTGAACACCCTCGCGATGGTGCTCTACGGCTGGTCATGGTGGGCGCGCCGCCGCGGGCGGCATCTGCGGGGGATCGCGGCCAGTGCGGTCGGTTATGGAATCACCATGGCCAGCAGCTATTTGGGTGGGGCTCTGGTGTTCGACGCGGGCCTGGGAATGGACCAGTCCGGTAAGCGGCTGCAGCTGCCGGACTGGACACCGGTGCTGCGGCTGGAGGAGCTGGCCGAGGGGCGCCCGCAGCGGGTTCAGCTCAACGGCGCGGGATTGGTCTTGTACCGCAGCGGACAACAGGTGACAGCGGTCGGTGAGTACTGCCCGCATCTGGCAGCGCCGATGGCCGACGGCTGGATTGACCGGGGCCGCATCGTGTGCCCGTGGCACGGGTCGCGGTTCGACGTGGAGTCGGGTGAGGTGCTGCGCGGTCCGGCGGTGGCCCCGCTGCCCTGTTACCAGGTGCGGCTGGTCGACGGCATGGTTGAGTTGCGCGGCGGGAAGCGAAATCCGGTTGGACAAGGAGTGGCTCAGTGA
- a CDS encoding YihY/virulence factor BrkB family protein, whose amino-acid sequence MNRVEVVIRRIDRFQQRHPVVGLPFAVIQKFGNDQAGGKASTMAFYALFAIFPLLLLFSTVLGFILSGHPALEHRLLSSALADFPIIGAQMRSSAHPLRGSGLALVLGVFGALYGAQGFGQAAQNAMNTIWNVPFKEWPGFVGRRLRGSASLALIGISILLTTTLIGMAPQFRPLDQAWSWAASSLVNFAVFLAAFALLTAARVRVRDVAVGAAVATVFWEILQAVGDVYVRYVLIHATEVYGFFAITIGLVSWLYLGARLTLLAAEINVVLRYRLWPRSMTQPPFTAADKKAFIMLAKMEERRPEETVGVTFSSDADRQPLEEPRHAVAPA is encoded by the coding sequence ATGAACCGCGTGGAGGTTGTGATACGCCGAATCGACCGGTTCCAGCAGCGTCACCCGGTTGTCGGTCTGCCGTTCGCGGTCATTCAGAAATTTGGCAACGATCAAGCCGGGGGAAAGGCCAGTACGATGGCCTTCTACGCGCTGTTCGCAATCTTTCCGCTGCTGCTGTTGTTTTCCACGGTTCTCGGTTTCATTCTCAGCGGGCATCCCGCCCTCGAGCACCGGCTGTTGAGTTCTGCGCTTGCCGATTTCCCGATCATCGGGGCCCAGATGCGCAGTTCGGCCCACCCGCTGCGGGGTAGCGGATTGGCATTGGTGTTGGGTGTTTTCGGTGCGCTATACGGTGCGCAGGGCTTCGGCCAGGCCGCCCAAAACGCCATGAACACAATCTGGAATGTGCCTTTCAAAGAGTGGCCCGGCTTCGTCGGTCGTCGGCTGCGGGGCTCTGCGAGCCTGGCGCTCATCGGGATCAGCATTCTGCTGACGACCACACTGATCGGCATGGCGCCGCAATTCCGTCCGCTGGATCAGGCGTGGTCCTGGGCGGCGTCATCGCTGGTCAATTTCGCCGTGTTCCTCGCCGCCTTCGCGCTGCTGACCGCGGCCAGGGTGCGGGTCCGCGATGTCGCGGTCGGCGCGGCGGTCGCAACAGTGTTCTGGGAGATCCTGCAGGCGGTCGGAGACGTTTACGTTCGATACGTGCTGATCCACGCCACCGAGGTCTATGGTTTCTTCGCCATCACGATCGGCCTCGTGTCGTGGCTGTATCTCGGGGCTCGCCTGACACTGCTGGCGGCAGAAATCAACGTGGTTCTGCGATATCGGCTCTGGCCCCGTTCGATGACCCAGCCTCCCTTCACCGCAGCGGACAAAAAAGCGTTCATCATGCTGGCGAAAATGGAGGAACGGCGTCCGGAGGAAACCGTCGGGGTGACGTTCAGCAGTGACGCCGATCGTCAGCCGCTGGAGGAGCCGCGGCACGCGGTGGCGCCGGCCTAA